In Kordia antarctica, the following proteins share a genomic window:
- a CDS encoding TlpA family protein disulfide reductase, which translates to MKITKGQWRNIIFFVLIALIVFTPVGTYVKVKLNQVKIAFSNPSSIEESEREVVSDFNWNLVDSSGEKVNFQEMEGEIILVNFWATWCPPCIAEMPSLNELHTDYKDKIKFVFVANDEKVKVDSYLKKNNYNLPVYYASDKAPKELYSNSIPATFLIDDRGKIIMKELGSSDWNSTNVRNQIDELLAFSLAE; encoded by the coding sequence ATGAAAATAACAAAAGGACAATGGCGTAATATTATTTTTTTTGTACTAATTGCGTTGATAGTTTTTACGCCAGTTGGAACATACGTTAAAGTAAAACTGAATCAAGTGAAAATTGCGTTTTCAAATCCTTCCAGTATTGAAGAATCGGAAAGAGAAGTTGTGAGCGATTTTAATTGGAATTTGGTAGATAGTTCAGGGGAAAAAGTCAACTTTCAGGAAATGGAAGGAGAAATTATTCTTGTGAACTTCTGGGCAACTTGGTGTCCGCCTTGTATTGCAGAAATGCCAAGTTTGAACGAATTGCACACAGATTATAAAGATAAAATTAAGTTTGTATTTGTTGCGAATGATGAAAAAGTAAAAGTAGATTCTTATCTGAAAAAGAACAATTACAATTTGCCTGTATATTACGCTTCAGATAAAGCACCAAAGGAATTATATTCCAACAGTATTCCAGCTACTTTTTTGATTGATGATCGAGGAAAAATAATCATGAAAGAACTTGGTTCATCCGATTGGAATAGCACAAACGTTCGCAATCAAATTGATGAATTACTGGCTTTTTCGCTTGCTGAATAA
- a CDS encoding lycopene cyclase domain-containing protein encodes MKSLYILLNIGSFVVPFLFSFHPKLKFYKHWKYLFPAIFITMLVFIPWDVLFTINDFWGFNPDYFLEYTIFSLPIEEWLFFICIPYACIFTHYSLQYIFPNMRLSAKVSQTISYILLIIFTLGAIVFYDKWYTVIDLAYGAILLFIVMKVSPKILESYYLTFLVMLIPFFLVNGVLTGTWIEKPVVWYNNAENLGIRMGTIPVEDSVYAFTMILSSLFLMNLFSKRKSQ; translated from the coding sequence ATGAAGAGTTTATACATTCTACTAAATATCGGATCGTTTGTAGTTCCGTTTTTATTCAGTTTTCATCCTAAATTAAAATTCTATAAACATTGGAAATATCTATTTCCTGCGATTTTCATCACGATGTTGGTGTTTATTCCTTGGGACGTACTATTTACGATTAATGATTTTTGGGGATTTAATCCTGATTATTTTCTAGAATACACAATTTTTTCGTTGCCAATTGAAGAATGGTTATTCTTTATCTGCATTCCGTACGCGTGTATTTTTACGCACTATTCGTTGCAATATATTTTTCCAAACATGCGATTATCTGCAAAAGTATCGCAAACAATTAGTTACATTCTTTTAATCATTTTTACGCTTGGCGCGATTGTTTTCTACGACAAATGGTACACAGTAATTGATTTAGCGTATGGCGCAATTTTACTTTTTATTGTGATGAAAGTTTCGCCAAAAATCTTAGAAAGCTATTATTTGACGTTTCTCGTGATGTTGATTCCGTTTTTTTTAGTGAATGGAGTTTTGACGGGAACTTGGATTGAAAAACCTGTTGTTTGGTACAACAATGCTGAAAATTTAGGCATTCGCATGGGAACAATTCCTGTGGAAGATTCAGTGTACGCTTTTACAATGATTCTTTCAAGTTTATTTTTGATGAATTTATTCAGCAAGCGAAAAAGCCAGTAA
- a CDS encoding sterol desaturase family protein has protein sequence MTTLIWIAIFLATFCFMEFMAWATHKYVMHGFLWSLHEDHHHKDHDSWFERNDAFFIFYAVVSITCFLLWKYDIFWAGLPIGIGIFAYGLAYFIVHDIFIHQRFKLLRKADNWYAKGIRRAHKIHHKHLGKGNGECFGMLWVPMKYFKRN, from the coding sequence ATGACAACTCTTATTTGGATAGCAATATTTTTAGCAACATTTTGTTTTATGGAATTTATGGCGTGGGCAACGCACAAATACGTAATGCACGGTTTTTTATGGTCGCTACACGAAGATCATCATCACAAAGATCACGATTCATGGTTTGAGCGAAATGATGCTTTTTTTATTTTCTATGCTGTAGTCAGTATAACTTGTTTTTTATTGTGGAAATATGATATCTTTTGGGCAGGATTGCCTATCGGAATTGGAATTTTCGCCTACGGACTCGCCTATTTTATTGTACATGATATCTTTATTCATCAACGTTTCAAACTGTTACGAAAAGCGGATAATTGGTATGCAAAAGGAATTCGCAGAGCGCACAAAATTCATCACAAACATTTAGGAAAAGGCAATGGAGAATGCTTTGGAATGTTGTGGGTTCCTATGAAATATTTTAAGCGCAACTAA